The Deltaproteobacteria bacterium DNA window GCGCTACCACTCGCTGCTAAACTGCATGGCCGAGATGGGCCACGAGATACTCATACTCCAGCCGCCGCCGCTGCGCTCCATGGAGACCAACTTCCAGGAGATTGACGTGGAGCTCCACCCCAACATTACGCTGCTGGACGTGGAGGTGAACCGCTTTTTCTGGGAGCGCGAGATGCCGCTGAACAAGCTCGTAAAGAAAGGTGTCTGCTCGCTCGCCTCCTTCCGCATGGCGAAGAGACTCGCCGCATCCGGCGGGTTCGACGCCGTGCTCCTCTACAACATCCCGCAGTACCCTTTTCTGCGTATCGAAAAGGGGGTAAAGATATTCGACTATGCCGACGACTACATGGAGATGCTCGCCCACGAGCTCGGCGCGCTCAGTAACCCCCTCCTGCTCGGGGCCGGCAGCCGGCTTCTCGACAGGATGGTGAGGGAGTCGGACATAGTGCTCGCCGTCTCCCACATGCTGGCCGCCAAGATCGACGGCAACGTCGAGGTCATCCCCAACGGCGTGGACCTGAAGAAGATCGAGGCCGGCCTGGAAAGGCTCGACCTGGGGCTTGCAAGACCGGTGGTCGGCTTCCTCGGTGCCTTCGAATACTTCATAGACTTCGACGTCATACTCGGCGCCGCATCGAGGCTGCCGCACTGTACGTTCCTGATGGTGGGGACGGGGCGCGAGTGGGAGCGGGTCTCGGCCGAGGTGCGGGGCCGGGGACTTGAGAACGTGGTCCTCACCGGCGGGGTGCCTCATGCAAAGGTCTTCTCCTACATCGACGCGATGGACATCTGCCTCAA harbors:
- a CDS encoding glycosyltransferase, with the protein product MKILFPYMGRWKAVNWTRYHSLLNCMAEMGHEILILQPPPLRSMETNFQEIDVELHPNITLLDVEVNRFFWEREMPLNKLVKKGVCSLASFRMAKRLAASGGFDAVLLYNIPQYPFLRIEKGVKIFDYADDYMEMLAHELGALSNPLLLGAGSRLLDRMVRESDIVLAVSHMLAAKIDGNVEVIPNGVDLKKIEAGLERLDLGLARPVVGFLGAFEYFIDFDVILGAASRLPHCTFLMVGTGREWERVSAEVRGRGLENVVLTGGVPHAKVFSYIDAMDICLNVFRKIPISHNACPIKLFEYLAMKKPVISTRLDELRHIDRDFLFYADSAEELAGRVEEILSDPSRASLRAERGYAETAANFTWQGIAERLLSVIERAAGG